The following proteins come from a genomic window of Venturia canescens isolate UGA chromosome 4, ASM1945775v1, whole genome shotgun sequence:
- the LOC122409227 gene encoding KICSTOR subunit 2-like isoform X2 — MLRKSQRTVEREQKTDHGEKKVTQMGPWGMLLMHLPQFAVAERSYTDLGFLHTKNKGFLRKDNSLKTMYESLKADLRRVEEMTRGTDTIGATVAEVSNQLCQFITARIQLIEFYEKMYNMSISSKVIHHQELLQTIENIVENYSFSFPHLALIAIKAALTLECEILVQLIKAQVEVQNWRFLPTLMALYGAQARMSAWERTLQSKESWKRGFGATFLKTNQQPALYQWLVKLRSSILDKCSLYFHTTLSQQASPGEMRNVMSKQNVDYYHKIQTFQRKWDLLAILIVFDTKGAEKFGPGYKHPERAHISDNFVIVVGCPSVFLQKPTIHWDNIQNYIKERHAELQTMDRLVQTKSIKDSTIYTMYNIDPRMTLVTAFESAKQRDKETPVANFMTELCSQLRCNKVYEGLKLSK; from the exons ATGCTTCGAAAAAGCCAAAGAACTGTTG AGCGTGAACAAAAAACTGAccatggtgaaaaaaaagtgacacaAATGGGACCATGGGGAATGCTACTAATGCATTTACCTCAATTTGCCGTAGCAGAACGTTCTTACACCGACTTGGGTTTTCTCCACacaaaaaacaagggttttcTCAGAAAAGAT AACTCCCTGAAAACCATGTACGAGTCCTTGAAGGCTGATTTGAGGAGAGTGGAAGAAATGACACGAGGAACGGACACAATTGGTGCAACAGTGGCTGAAGTTTCAAATCAGCTTTGTCAGTTTATCACTGCGAGAATACAATTAATCGAATT ttacgaaaaaatgtacaacATGAGTATCAGCAGCAAGGTCATCCACCATCAGGAATTATTGCAAACTATCGAAAACATAGTGGAGAATTATTCGTTTTCGTTTCCTCACCTGGCTCTCATTGCGATAAAAGCAGCATTAAC ACTGGAATGCGAGATATTGGTCCAACTGATCAAAGCGCAAGTTGAAGtgcaaaattggagatttctTCCAACATTAATGGCACTCTATGGAGCTCAGGCGCGAATGTCTGCGTGGGAAAGAACCCTGCAGAGCAAAGAA tCCTGGAAACGAGGTTTCGGTGCAACATTTCTTAAAACCAATCAGCAGCCAGCTTTATATCAGTGGCTTGTCAAATTGCGTAGTTCAATACTGGACAAATGTTCACTATATTTTCACACAACCCTGAGTCAACAGGCGAGTCCTGGTGAGATGAGAAACGTCATGAGCAAACAGAATGTTGATTATTACCACAA GATTCAAACTTTCCAAAGAAAATGGGATCTACTGGCCATTTTGATAGTTTTTGATACCAAAGGCGCAGAGAAATTTGGGCCAGGCTACAAGCATCCAGAGAGAGCCCACATTTCTGATAATTTCGTAATAGTCGTTGGTTGTCCAAgc GTTTTTCTACAAAAACCAACAATACATTGGGACAACATACAAAATTATATAAAGGAACGGCACGCCGAACTTCAAACCATGGACAGATTGGTACAGACGAAGAGCATCAAAGATTCGACGATTTATACAATGTACAACATTGATCCGAGGATGACCCTAGTTACTGCGTTTGAAAGCGCTAAACAACGAGACAAAGAAACTCCTGTTGCTAATTTCATGACAGAATTATGCTCCCAACTCAGATGCAACAAAGTTTACGAAGGTTTAAAACTATCAAAATAA
- the LOC122409227 gene encoding KICSTOR subunit 2-like isoform X1 yields MDHEDEFLNTFFTLISQLCFEKAKELLEIEREQKTDHGEKKVTQMGPWGMLLMHLPQFAVAERSYTDLGFLHTKNKGFLRKDNSLKTMYESLKADLRRVEEMTRGTDTIGATVAEVSNQLCQFITARIQLIEFYEKMYNMSISSKVIHHQELLQTIENIVENYSFSFPHLALIAIKAALTLECEILVQLIKAQVEVQNWRFLPTLMALYGAQARMSAWERTLQSKESWKRGFGATFLKTNQQPALYQWLVKLRSSILDKCSLYFHTTLSQQASPGEMRNVMSKQNVDYYHKIQTFQRKWDLLAILIVFDTKGAEKFGPGYKHPERAHISDNFVIVVGCPSVFLQKPTIHWDNIQNYIKERHAELQTMDRLVQTKSIKDSTIYTMYNIDPRMTLVTAFESAKQRDKETPVANFMTELCSQLRCNKVYEGLKLSK; encoded by the exons ATGGATCACGAGGACGAATTTTTGAACACGTTTTTCACCCTAATATCGCAACTATGCTTCGAAAAAGCCAAAGAACTGTTG GAAATAGAGCGTGAACAAAAAACTGAccatggtgaaaaaaaagtgacacaAATGGGACCATGGGGAATGCTACTAATGCATTTACCTCAATTTGCCGTAGCAGAACGTTCTTACACCGACTTGGGTTTTCTCCACacaaaaaacaagggttttcTCAGAAAAGAT AACTCCCTGAAAACCATGTACGAGTCCTTGAAGGCTGATTTGAGGAGAGTGGAAGAAATGACACGAGGAACGGACACAATTGGTGCAACAGTGGCTGAAGTTTCAAATCAGCTTTGTCAGTTTATCACTGCGAGAATACAATTAATCGAATT ttacgaaaaaatgtacaacATGAGTATCAGCAGCAAGGTCATCCACCATCAGGAATTATTGCAAACTATCGAAAACATAGTGGAGAATTATTCGTTTTCGTTTCCTCACCTGGCTCTCATTGCGATAAAAGCAGCATTAAC ACTGGAATGCGAGATATTGGTCCAACTGATCAAAGCGCAAGTTGAAGtgcaaaattggagatttctTCCAACATTAATGGCACTCTATGGAGCTCAGGCGCGAATGTCTGCGTGGGAAAGAACCCTGCAGAGCAAAGAA tCCTGGAAACGAGGTTTCGGTGCAACATTTCTTAAAACCAATCAGCAGCCAGCTTTATATCAGTGGCTTGTCAAATTGCGTAGTTCAATACTGGACAAATGTTCACTATATTTTCACACAACCCTGAGTCAACAGGCGAGTCCTGGTGAGATGAGAAACGTCATGAGCAAACAGAATGTTGATTATTACCACAA GATTCAAACTTTCCAAAGAAAATGGGATCTACTGGCCATTTTGATAGTTTTTGATACCAAAGGCGCAGAGAAATTTGGGCCAGGCTACAAGCATCCAGAGAGAGCCCACATTTCTGATAATTTCGTAATAGTCGTTGGTTGTCCAAgc GTTTTTCTACAAAAACCAACAATACATTGGGACAACATACAAAATTATATAAAGGAACGGCACGCCGAACTTCAAACCATGGACAGATTGGTACAGACGAAGAGCATCAAAGATTCGACGATTTATACAATGTACAACATTGATCCGAGGATGACCCTAGTTACTGCGTTTGAAAGCGCTAAACAACGAGACAAAGAAACTCCTGTTGCTAATTTCATGACAGAATTATGCTCCCAACTCAGATGCAACAAAGTTTACGAAGGTTTAAAACTATCAAAATAA
- the LOC122409668 gene encoding kinesin-like protein KIF9 gives MQSNKEAPEASQSIKVYVRILPLLERCENCAKINKKSHSSVLDGANFVLVCCGQTGTGKSFTTGGLRNNWEHRGIVPRLLGDLMLEKERRKRTNKIQCSLSYVEFCGKQFKDLLNPNFTSSRSNNSRDVFKNISQVTITNEKVALQHVFQGEGRRAQAERSEYPVCNLGTSVITLHIRNTSLITSWAVDSSATIHIVEMAGIDNTRNPNCPKATRDVISANSMKSELEQFFVNSGRVENTLSSNARSNYFLKYLGDALKFDSIIRFIAHIKVKMDDLDVSLSTLRFVGNIAKVSISQVAFDARPQSTMFIEKLQDDIKRLKRELYINEMFFHQEASMNVSTQRAQQIQNDFLGFLNGSISDLELISLSQAQVLTKMMKDYYSKVTAEKEKAQKDLVDCENALKNGTGMISKTSSHDSAKGASRKFSNSKDLRLVVNSEEDNGNSKVGSLEANGITLGPGVSEIPTTSKLTFPNLAIENKPKDYVPVGKKSYNKNGGSFMNKNFQNEGSERHVRETFERLQAILKRLTAINYEASSSRKKGFRESIVVPRTNKQQKNRK, from the exons ATGCAGAGCAACAAGGAGGCTCCTGAAGCTTCGCAAAGTATCAAAGTTTACGTCAGGATTCTGCCACTCCTCGAGCGCTGTGAAAACTGTGCCAAAATCA ataaaaaaagtcattcaAGTGTTTTAGATGGTGCGAATTTCGTGCTCGTCTGCTGTGGACAAACGGGAACTGGCAAAAGCTTCACCACTGGCGGACTCAGAAATAATTGGGAG CACAGAGGAATCGTTCCGAGGCTCCTCGGGGATTTGATGCTTGAAAAAGAACGCAGGAAACGCACAAACAAAATCCAGTGCAGTCTGAGCTACGTGGAATTTTGTGGTAAACAGTTCAAAGATCTGTTGAATCCAAATTTCACGAGTTCTCGCAGCAACAATAGCcgtgatgtatttaag AACATTAGCCAGGTGACAATAACGAACGAAAAAGTTGCTCTGCAGCATGTTTTTCAAGGGGAAGGACGAAGAGCTCAAGCAGAAAGGTCCGAATACCCTGTTTGTAACTTGGGCACCTCAGTTATTACGCTACACATTCGAAATACGAGCTTGATTACATCCTGGGCTGTCGATTCATCCGCTACG ATTCACATCGTGGAAATGGCCGGCATTGATAACACGAGAAACCCCAACTGTCCGAAAGCAACGCGCGACGTAATTTCAGCCAATTCGATGAAGTCCGAACTCGAACAGTTCTTCGTCAATTCCGGGAGAGTCGAAAACACGCTGAGCTCGAACGCGCGGTCCAACTACTTCCTGAAATACTTGGGCGATGCGTTGAAATTTGATTCAATAATACG ATTCATAGCTCACATCAAAGTTAAAATGGACGATCTCGACGTTTCTTTGTCGACTCTTCGGTTTGTGGGAAATATAGCGAAGGTCTCAATCTCTCAAGTAGCGTTTGACGCGAGACCTCAGAGCACCATGTTCATAGAAAAATTGCAAGACGACATCAAACGATTGAAGCGAGAGTTGTACATCAACGAGATGTTCTTCCACCAGGAAGCCTCGATGAACGTTTCGACGCAGAGAGCACAACAGAttcaaaacgattttcttggGTTCTTAAACGGCTCGATTTCTGACTTGGAACTCATCAGTCTTTCTCAAGCTCAAGTTCTGACAAAGATGATGAAAGATTATTATTCGAA AGTCACagctgaaaaagaaaaagctcAAAAGGATTTGGTGGATTGTGAGAACGCGTTGAAAAATGGCACTGGAATGATCTCGAAAACTAGTAGCCACGATTCAGCGAAA GGTGCCAGCcgcaaattttcgaattcaaaagaCCTTCGATTGGTGGTGAATAGTGAGGAAGACAATGGGAATTCCAAAGTGGGATCTTTGGAAGCCAACG GCATTACTCTGGGACCAGGAGTTTCAGAAATTCCAACTACGTCGAAATTGACATTTCCAAATTTAGCGATAGAAAATAAACCAAAGGATTACGTTCCTGTTGGGAAAAAGTCGTACAACAAAAACGGAGGAAGCTTTATGAATAAGAACTTCCAGAATGAAGGTTCTGAAAGGCATGTACGAGAAACGTTTGAAAGGCTGCAAGCGATACTTAAACGTTTGACCGCTATCAATTAC gaAGCAAGttcatcgagaaaaaaaggtttcaGAGAATCAATTGTAGTTCCACGAACAAATaagcaacaaaaaaatcgaaaataa